CCCGGCGTCCGGGACAGGGCCCCGAATCGCACTTCGGGCTCCAGCTGCGTCGCGAATCGGATCGTCGAAATCCCGGGAGAACTTGACGAACAGGTGGGTGTGCGGAGTCGGTGCGGCCGTGTCAGATTCGACCGCCAGCACGGCCTTTCGGCCCGTGCTGCCGCCATCCACTTCGGCGAAATCCGTGACACCGGCGACGGCAACGCCGTCCCTCAGCACACCCGGTGCCCGGAACGCCTCGGTGGGAAATTCCGCTCCTGCCGCGTGCAGCGACGCTGGGTCGGCGGGAATGCGCAGGTCGTACCGATCGCCGACGACCCACCGTGAACCCATCTGGTTACCAGGTCTGTTCGGCGGCTCGCACCAGCATGTGGTTGACGGCCACCCGGCGGTCACGGGTCACCATGAACAGCACCGCGTCGGTGTGCAGACGTCCGAACAGCGCGGCTGTCACGCACAACGCCGCTTCCAGGCCCGCCTCGTAGTCGGGCAGAAACCGGCCGGGCCCCTGCAACGGCGGCTTGCCGGGGTCCGGATGGCTGGGCGTGTGATAACCCTAACTGCTGGCATGGAACACGTTGATGCTCTTGGCATTCGCGTATTCGGGGGCAGCATCCTGGCGAACTGGGTGATCGAACAGAACACCGCGTCCGGATACCGATCGGCCAGGGATAGCGCGCCGTCGTGAATGACCGCGTCGGCGGTGCCGAGGAGCCCGTGCAAGCACTGACCATCGCGGGCCGCGTCGAACACCACCGACAGCTTGTTGGTGTTCAAGTAGGCGAACACGACGCCGCCGTCCGGGCCCGCCCGCAAGCGTGGAGCCAGCGCCCGGGTGGGACTGCCGCATCCGGGCGACTCGACCTTGATCACCTCAGCGCCGAAGTCGGCCAGCAGCTTTCCGCAGTACTCGCCGGCGACCGACCCAGCCAGCTCGACAACCCGGCAGGGCGTCAGCGCCGACATGTCAGCTCTGCCAACCGGTCAGGGCTTCGCGCGGCCGGAGCGGCTCAGCCGCCACTCCGGTGGGAAGTTCATGTCGTTGTCCTTGACCACGTTGTTGAGGCCCGTGTTGAAGGTGCCCTCGGTGAGGTCCACTTCTTCGGCGTCGTTTTGGATCATCGGCAACATGCCCTCGACCATCCCGGTGAGCAGGCTGCCGAAGTACTCGCCCTTGTGCTGCTTGTAGAGCTCCAGGAAGGTCTTCTGCACCGCGACCGTGTCGGTCGGACGGGATCGCGAGCAGGCCAGTGCGTATTTCTCGGTTTCCTTCTCCAGCTGATCACGGGGCACCACACTGTTGACGAAACCGCAGTCGTACATCTCCTTCGCGCTGAACGGCCGCCCGGTGAACAGCATTTCGGAGAATTTCCGCAGACCCATGGTCTCGGCCCACCACCAGAGTCTGGGCCCCCAGCCCACATAGCGGAAAGCCGGATGACCGAACAGGGCGTCCTCGGAGGAGATGACCAGGTCGGCGTCGCCGGCCTGGTAAAAGTGCCAGCCGTAGCAGTAGCCCTTGGCCTCGACGATGCTGATCTTCCGTAGCTCTTGCAGCGGCCGGTTCCCGGCGCGGGCCTTGGCATAAAAGTCGGTCACGGTGGACAGATACCGGTACGACCCGCCCGGCGGGTACTTGACGTCATCGTCATTGATTGCAAGCTCGTGATGCAATGGGAGCCCGGGATTTTCGAGCATCGGGCGCTGCTCGGGCAGGTCGCCACCGCTCCCGAAGTCTTGGCCCTCACCACGGATCACGACAACCTTGACGTCGTCGTCGACATTGCATTTGTGGATTAGGTCGGCATAGTTCTGCCGCATACCCAAGCTGGTGGCGTTCTGGGCGTCGGGCCGATCGAACGTGATGTAGGCAATCCGATTCTTCTTGTCCTTCTCGAACTTGATGAATTGCTCGGCTTCTTTCTTCAACTTTTCGTAATCGAATTCAGGCATGAGCTTTCTCCACTTCGTTGTGCCTACTTGGCCGTAATGCTCATTTGAGCAAGCTGCCCGCGTCAACGGGAAGCGAAACGCCAGTGACATAACGCGATTCGTCAGAGGCGAAGAACAGGACAGCGTTGCTGATGTCGATGGGGTCCACCCACGGGATCGGCAGGGTGTGCATCATCTGCGAGATCGGCGCGAAGTCGTCGGGCCCCGGATCGGCCAGGTCGGGTCGAAAGAGCCGGTAGGTGTTGTCGTTCATCACCATCGTGGTGCTGACCTGGGTGGGCAGCACGGCATTGACGCGGATCATGTGCTGCCCCAATTCGACGGCGAAGGCCCGCATCAGTCCGATGACGCCGTGTTTCGCGGCCACGTAATGCCCGGTGTTCTGGTAGGCCTTGCGCCCACCGACGGAGCTGGTGAGCACGATCGACCCACCAGGACCACCGGAAAGGATATGCGGCACACCCGCTTTGACGGTGTGCCAGACGCCGGTCAGGTTGATGTCGATCATGTCCTGCCAGACGTCCTCGCGGATCTTGTGCAACTTGCGGCCGTCGGTGCCCACGCCGGCGTTGGCGACGATGATGTCCAGGCGGCCCAGTTCGGCTACCCCGCTGTCCAGCGCGGTCTTGAGCCGGTCGTAGTCGCGCACGTCCACCTGCGCGGTCACGATGCGCCGGTCGAGCTGCTTGACCTGCTCGGCGGTCTCGGCGAGATCCTCCGGAGTGGAATGCGGGTAGGCCAGGTTCTCGATCGGTCCGCACACGTCGAGCGCGATGATGTCGGCGCCTTCCTGCGCGAGGCGCACCGCGTGACTGCGGCCTTGCCCGCGGGCGGCGCCGCTGACGAAGGCGACCTTGCCTGCCACCCGGCCCGTCATCACGGCACCACGGTCGGCAACGTTTCCCAGCCCCGCACCGACGACGTCGGGCTGAGCGTGGCATTGGCCAGGTCGAGCTCCCATTCCGGGAAGCGTTTGAGAATTTCCTCCAGCGCGACGCGGCCTTCCAACCGCGCCAGCGCCGAGCCGAGGCAGAAGTGGGCGCCGACGCTGAACGTTAGATGCGGCCGCGCGGCACGATGAATGTCGAATTCGCCCGCGTCCGGACCAAACTGCCGCTCGTCGCGGCACGCTGCCCCGATCAGCATCAGCATCACGCTGCCCTTCGGCACCGTCTGCTCATAAAGGGACACATCACGAGTGACATGGCGCGCCATGTGCGGTGCGGGCGGCTCGAAGCGCAGTAGCTCCTCGATGGCCTGCGGGATCAACGCGGGATTCTCGACCAGTTCACGACGCTGGTCGGGGTGCTCCGCGAGGACCTTGCCCGCCCAACCGATCAGCCGCGTCGTTGTTTCGTTGCCGGCTCCCGCCACCACGTTCAGGTACACCAAGATTTCCTCGCGCCGCAGCCGCCGCGTGGTCCCGGTCTCGTCGACGAACTCGACGTTGAGCAGTTCGGTCATGATGTCGTCGGACGGGTTCTCGGCACGCCAGTCGATGTAGGCCTCGAACTGTTCACCGAGTGACAAGCCGTGCTCGGCCGCACTCATCGGCTTGCCGGGCTCGGTGCGCAGTTGGGCGTTGCCCTGATCGCGGATGTACTCCTGGTCGGATTCAGGAATGCCGAGCAGCGCGCTGATGACCTTCATCGGCATGATCGCGCCCAGATCTGTCACGAAGTCGAACCGTCCGGACCCGATCAGTGGATCCAGTGCCTGCGCGCAGAATTCGCGGATCATCGGCTCCAGAGCGGCGATCTTGCGTGGGGTGAACATCCGCGACAACAGCTTGCGGTGCACATCGTGGATCGGTGGGTCTTCGAAGATCAGCAGGCCCGACGGAATCTCCAGATCGGCCTTGATTAGTTCCATGATCACGCCGCGGGCGGAGCTGTACGTGCCGTGGTCGATGATGCCCTTGTTTACATCGGCGTATCGGCTGAGCGCGTAAAAGTCGTATTCCGCGTTGTAGTACAGCGGCGCCTCGTCTCGCAACCGTTTGAACATCGGATAAGGGTCGGCGATCAGCTCGACATCGTACGGGTCGAAACGGACGTTGCTCTCGGTGCTCGTCGTCACGAAATCCCTCCTAGCGCTGCCGATTTCGGATCCGGCACGGTTGAGCCGCCGCTGCAGCCACCGGGGATTCAATATCGGACCCGGGTCGGGGCAATTTGTACACTCCGCTTAAATACGTTTGATTTGACAAACGCACGGGCTCGGCTGTCGATGGGTTGCCGACGGCCCGTTAACGTCGGCTTACTCTATTCTCGTAGAGAACCATACAGCGGGTGGTCTGGCAAGACCCCAAAAGACCCGACACGGCGCGTCGCACCGCCGAGTATTGCGGTGATTGCCGTCAGCCCGATGCCGCGGCCCGGCGGCCACCCGTCGATCGTCCGTCGCCGGGCCGGGTCAGCCGGCCCTGCTGTGGGCTCTTTAAGACGCCGCTCGCGATGGCCGACAGGATCGCATCGAGTTGCTCCGGGCTGTCGACCACTCGGTCGCCGTGCGCGGCCCGCAGCAGCAGACCGTTGATGAAGGTGAGGGTGACGTTGCTCAGATCCTCGACCACGGCCGACTCCAATTCGGCGCCGTGCGGCATCAGCTGCACCAGAATCTCGCGGTGCAGCGTGGTGAAGGCGTCCGTGGCCCGTTGCAGAATCGCGGCCATCGCGGGATCACGCGCGGCTTGCATCGTCAGCTCGTAGCGGGCCTTGGTCCAGGACAGCTGCGGTTCGGTGCCGGCCTGGATCACCACCTGCGACAGCAGCGACGGCGTCGGGTTGTCGCGCTGGCGGCCGGCGTCGTCGGCGATGGATTGCAGCCGTTCCAGGTCGAGTTCGGCGAGACGCTCTGCGACGGCGCGCAGCAGTGCGGATCGGGTTCGAAAGTAGAAGGACGTGGTGCCGTCGGGGACGGCGGCCTTGCGGTCCACCTTCAGATGGCTCAGCCCCTTGGCCCCGTCGGCCGCCAACAGTTCGATCGCAGCATCGCAGAGATCGCGGCGGCGCTCCCCGGGATTCGGCTTTCGCCGTTTCACCGACGCGGACGAGTGTTGAGCCATCAGACAGGCTTTCGCGGCGAGGATCTACAGTGAATATTCGCTGACGTGCAGCCCGACCTTACTCTATGTTTGTAGTGTCGTAAAGCAGCGCGGTGTGCGCCGACCTATTGTGCGCGATCGGAGGGTGATCCCGGCGAAGGCAATAAGCGGTTCGATGGTCCCAGCGGCGGCCGCGCGGCTGGTCAGTGGCGCACTGCTGGCTACCGCGCTGGCCGGCTGCCATGCCGCTCCGCATTTGGCCGCGCCATCCAGCTCGACGAGCATCGCGGCGCCGCCCACCACCTCGGCACCGGTAGCCAGGATTGCGCCGTTGCCCGTCCGGACGGTCGAGAAGTCGCAGCCGACCTCGCCGGACAAGTGCCCCGCCATCAATCCGGCCGTCCCCACTCCGCCCGGCAACCCCCTGGTCACCTGCGACCTGGACCGGACGACGAAGTACACGTTGGGGCCGGAGACCATGCGGCTCGACCTGCTCCACGTAGCCGCGCCCAAGCCCCTGACGTCGGATTTCTACGAAGTGAACCTGACGCTGGATGCGGCGTCGGCGACCGCCTGGGCGGCATTCACCACCGCGCAC
This Mycobacterium simiae DNA region includes the following protein-coding sequences:
- a CDS encoding enoyl-CoA hydratase/isomerase family protein codes for the protein MPEFDYEKLKKEAEQFIKFEKDKKNRIAYITFDRPDAQNATSLGMRQNYADLIHKCNVDDDVKVVVIRGEGQDFGSGGDLPEQRPMLENPGLPLHHELAINDDDVKYPPGGSYRYLSTVTDFYAKARAGNRPLQELRKISIVEAKGYCYGWHFYQAGDADLVISSEDALFGHPAFRYVGWGPRLWWWAETMGLRKFSEMLFTGRPFSAKEMYDCGFVNSVVPRDQLEKETEKYALACSRSRPTDTVAVQKTFLELYKQHKGEYFGSLLTGMVEGMLPMIQNDAEEVDLTEGTFNTGLNNVVKDNDMNFPPEWRLSRSGRAKP
- a CDS encoding mycofactocin-coupled SDR family oxidoreductase; the protein is MTGRVAGKVAFVSGAARGQGRSHAVRLAQEGADIIALDVCGPIENLAYPHSTPEDLAETAEQVKQLDRRIVTAQVDVRDYDRLKTALDSGVAELGRLDIIVANAGVGTDGRKLHKIREDVWQDMIDINLTGVWHTVKAGVPHILSGGPGGSIVLTSSVGGRKAYQNTGHYVAAKHGVIGLMRAFAVELGQHMIRVNAVLPTQVSTTMVMNDNTYRLFRPDLADPGPDDFAPISQMMHTLPIPWVDPIDISNAVLFFASDESRYVTGVSLPVDAGSLLK
- a CDS encoding cytochrome P450 — encoded protein: MTTSTESNVRFDPYDVELIADPYPMFKRLRDEAPLYYNAEYDFYALSRYADVNKGIIDHGTYSSARGVIMELIKADLEIPSGLLIFEDPPIHDVHRKLLSRMFTPRKIAALEPMIREFCAQALDPLIGSGRFDFVTDLGAIMPMKVISALLGIPESDQEYIRDQGNAQLRTEPGKPMSAAEHGLSLGEQFEAYIDWRAENPSDDIMTELLNVEFVDETGTTRRLRREEILVYLNVVAGAGNETTTRLIGWAGKVLAEHPDQRRELVENPALIPQAIEELLRFEPPAPHMARHVTRDVSLYEQTVPKGSVMLMLIGAACRDERQFGPDAGEFDIHRAARPHLTFSVGAHFCLGSALARLEGRVALEEILKRFPEWELDLANATLSPTSSVRGWETLPTVVP
- a CDS encoding TetR/AcrR family transcriptional regulator, with product MAQHSSASVKRRKPNPGERRRDLCDAAIELLAADGAKGLSHLKVDRKAAVPDGTTSFYFRTRSALLRAVAERLAELDLERLQSIADDAGRQRDNPTPSLLSQVVIQAGTEPQLSWTKARYELTMQAARDPAMAAILQRATDAFTTLHREILVQLMPHGAELESAVVEDLSNVTLTFINGLLLRAAHGDRVVDSPEQLDAILSAIASGVLKSPQQGRLTRPGDGRSTGGRRAAASG
- a CDS encoding SecDF P1 head subdomain-containing protein; protein product: MVPAAAARLVSGALLATALAGCHAAPHLAAPSSSTSIAAPPTTSAPVARIAPLPVRTVEKSQPTSPDKCPAINPAVPTPPGNPLVTCDLDRTTKYTLGPETMRLDLLHVAAPKPLTSDFYEVNLTLDAASATAWAAFTTAHLHGHIAFLRDDLVLEAPLIEEPVTSGRIALTTQTAQTADQLARLAGRPG